Sequence from the Sanguibacter keddieii DSM 10542 genome:
TCGTTCCACAGGTCGACGGTCGGCTGCAGGTTCGGGACCCAGGACCAGAACTCGAGGGTCACGTCCTCGTCGGACTCGAGCGCTGCGTCGACGTCTGCTGCGGTGACGTCGGTCGCCCCGGCGCCCTCGCCGGAGTCGTCGCCGCCTCCGCAGGCTGCGAGGCCGAAGGTCAGCGCGAGCGCTGCCGTGACCCCGACGGTCCGCGTGAGGCGGGTCGTGTGGTTCTTCATGATCTCTCCTTGGGTACTTCGTCGTATGCGCCGTGGCGCAGGAGGGGGAAAGCCGGTGGTGATGGAGCGGACCTCGCGCTACTGCTTCACGGCGCCGGCCGCGAGGCCGGACTGCCAGAAGCGCTGCAGCGAGAGGAAGACGATGACCAGCGGGATGATCGCGACGAGCGAGCCGACGAGCACGAGGTTGTACACGGGCTCGCTCGTGCCGGAGGACCCGGACTGCGAGTTCCACTGGTTGAGGCCGACGGTCAGCGGGTAGAGCTTGGGGTCCGTCAGCATGATGAGGGGCAGGAAGTAGTTGTTCCAGGTGGCCACGACCGCGAACAGCAGGACGGTGACGAAGCCGGGGGCCAGCAGCCGCAGCGAGACGGTGAGGAAGGTGCGGAGCTCACCGGCGCCGTCGAGACGCGCTGCCTCGAGGATGGAGTCGGGGACCGAGTCCTGGGCGAACACGTACATGAGGTACAGCCCGAAGGGGCTGGCGAGCGCGGGGATGAGCACCGCCCACACCGTGTTCGTCAGGCCGAGCTGGCTGAACATGAGGAACGTGGGGACCGCGAGGGCGGTCATCGGCACGGTCATGGCGCCGATGACGATCGCGAAGGCTGCGCGGCGACCGGGGAAGTTGTACTTGGCCAGGCCGTAGCCGCCGAAGGTCGCGAGGATGGTCGCGCCGATGCCGCCGACACCCGCGTAGAGCACCGTGTTGGCGAGCCAGCGCGGGTACACGGAGTTCTGGTAGGTGAACAGCTGCTTGATGTTGTCCCAGAGGGCGAAGTCGTCGGCGAACCAGAGACCGAAGGACGTGAAGAGCCCGCCGTTGGTCTTGGTCGAGTTGATGATCAGCCACACGAGCGGGAGCAGCACGTAGATGAACATCACGACCATGATCACCGTGAGGGTGATCGAGGACTTGCCGCGGGGGCTCGTCGGGCGGCGTCGGCCACGGCCGGCGCGGCTCTTCGTGGCCTTGGGGGCGACCGTCGCGCTGTCGGTCGTGTCGACGACGCCGGAGACGGGGGCGGGGGTGCTGGCGGTGGTCATTTCTTCCCTCCGGTCTCGATGCGGTTGCTGATCCGCTGGGCGGCGTAGGCGACCACGACGGTGATGAGACCGACGATGATGGCGACGGCGGCCGAGTAGTTGTACTGCTGGCCGTTGAACGCGAGGTTGTAGGCGTACATGTTCGGCGTGTAGTAGGTCGTGATCTCGGTCGGCGCGAGCGCCCGCAGCACGTTCGGCTCGTTGAAGAGCTGGAAGCTGCCGATGATCGAGAAGATGACCGTGAGCAAGATCGCCGGACGCAGCGCCGGGAGCTTGATCGAGAAGGCGGTGCGCACGGCGCCGGCGCCGTCGATCTCGGCGGCCTCGTAGAGCTCGGTCGGGATGGAGCGCAGCGCCGAGTAGAGGATGAGCATGTTGTAGCCCACGAACGACCAGGTGACGATGTTCCCGATCGAGACCAGCACCCACGAGCCGGCGAGCAGGGCGGGCGGCTCTGCGCCGAAGAACTCGAAGACCTGCCCGATGAGGCCGAAGTCCTTGCCGTAGATGTAGCCCCACATGAGGGCCGCGACGACCGAGGGCACCGCGTAGGGGAGGAACAGCGCGATGCGGAACCCGCCCTTGGCGCGCAGCCGGCCGGAGTCGATGGCCAGCGCCGCGAAGAGCGCGAGGCAGATCATGATCGGCACCTGGACCGCGAGGAACAGCAGCACGCGGCCGAGCCCGGTGCGCAGCAGCGGGTCGGCGATGGCCTGCGTGTAGTTGCTCAGCCCGGTGAAGAAGGAGCCGCCGATGAGCCGGTCCTGGAAGAACGACAGGTACATCGCGTAGACGAGCGGGGCGACGATCGCGAAGAAGAAGACGGCGAGGAAGGGTGCGACGAAGGCCGCGCCGGCCCAGTCCTGCCGCTTGTACCTGGTGCGGCGAAGTGGTCGTGAGGTGGGCTCCGGGTCTGCGTGACCGGGGGCCGCG
This genomic interval carries:
- a CDS encoding carbohydrate ABC transporter permease, giving the protein MTSATQHAAPGHADPEPTSRPLRRTRYKRQDWAGAAFVAPFLAVFFFAIVAPLVYAMYLSFFQDRLIGGSFFTGLSNYTQAIADPLLRTGLGRVLLFLAVQVPIMICLALFAALAIDSGRLRAKGGFRIALFLPYAVPSVVAALMWGYIYGKDFGLIGQVFEFFGAEPPALLAGSWVLVSIGNIVTWSFVGYNMLILYSALRSIPTELYEAAEIDGAGAVRTAFSIKLPALRPAILLTVIFSIIGSFQLFNEPNVLRALAPTEITTYYTPNMYAYNLAFNGQQYNYSAAVAIIVGLITVVVAYAAQRISNRIETGGKK
- a CDS encoding carbohydrate ABC transporter permease; the encoded protein is MTTASTPAPVSGVVDTTDSATVAPKATKSRAGRGRRRPTSPRGKSSITLTVIMVVMFIYVLLPLVWLIINSTKTNGGLFTSFGLWFADDFALWDNIKQLFTYQNSVYPRWLANTVLYAGVGGIGATILATFGGYGLAKYNFPGRRAAFAIVIGAMTVPMTALAVPTFLMFSQLGLTNTVWAVLIPALASPFGLYLMYVFAQDSVPDSILEAARLDGAGELRTFLTVSLRLLAPGFVTVLLFAVVATWNNYFLPLIMLTDPKLYPLTVGLNQWNSQSGSSGTSEPVYNLVLVGSLVAIIPLVIVFLSLQRFWQSGLAAGAVKQ